From a single Lewinella sp. LCG006 genomic region:
- the lipB gene encoding lipoyl(octanoyl) transferase LipB: protein MLVELQKEKIPKVQLLDLGLIDYQEAWDFQTERHKELVARKLRNRDLKKAGLATEEQTHYLIFCEHPPVYTLGKTGSLDHLLLDEQGLAEKGFTFYKINRGGDITYHGPGQIVGYPIFDLDCFFTDVHKYVRYLEEAVMRTLAEYGIESYREEGYTGVWLPENSHSPKRKICAIGVHLSRWVTLHGFAFNVNTLLHHFDNIIPCGIQDDDKSVTSLAKELGQALDIKEVQNKLKQHFADLFHYTYSTVNN, encoded by the coding sequence ATGCTAGTTGAATTGCAAAAAGAAAAAATTCCGAAAGTCCAGTTGCTAGACCTTGGTCTGATTGATTATCAGGAAGCCTGGGATTTTCAGACCGAGCGACACAAAGAACTAGTCGCCAGAAAGCTGCGTAATCGCGACCTGAAAAAAGCAGGTCTGGCAACGGAAGAACAAACGCATTACCTTATCTTTTGCGAACATCCTCCCGTATATACTTTGGGCAAAACGGGATCGCTGGATCATCTGCTACTTGATGAGCAAGGCCTTGCCGAAAAGGGATTTACCTTTTACAAGATCAATCGCGGTGGAGACATTACCTATCATGGTCCCGGGCAAATTGTAGGGTACCCAATCTTTGACCTTGATTGCTTTTTTACGGACGTGCATAAATATGTACGCTACCTGGAAGAGGCCGTGATGAGAACGCTCGCAGAATATGGTATCGAAAGTTACCGGGAAGAAGGTTATACTGGGGTTTGGTTGCCGGAAAACAGCCATTCGCCAAAGCGAAAAATCTGTGCTATTGGCGTTCATTTGAGTCGGTGGGTTACCTTGCATGGTTTTGCCTTCAATGTCAACACGCTACTCCATCATTTTGATAACATTATCCCCTGCGGCATCCAGGATGACGACAAAAGCGTCACCAGCCTGGCCAAAGAATTGGGGCAAGCCCTTGATATAAAGGAAGTACAAAACA